The following are encoded together in the Panthera leo isolate Ple1 chromosome B4, P.leo_Ple1_pat1.1, whole genome shotgun sequence genome:
- the CSDC2 gene encoding cold shock domain-containing protein C2, protein MTSEPTSPPVVPPLHSPKSPVWPTFPFHREGSRVWERGGVSSRDLPSPLPTKRTRTYSATARASAGPVFKGVCKQFSRSQGHGFITPENGSEDIFVHVSDIEGEYVPVEGDEVTYKMCPIPPKNQKFQAVEVVLTQLAPHTPHETWSGQVVGS, encoded by the exons ATGACTTCAGAGCCCACGTCACCCCCAGTAGTGCCCCCACTCCACTCTCCCAAGTCTCCTGTCTGGCCCACCTTCCCTTTCCACCGGGAGGGCAGCAGGGTCTGGGAGCGGGGAGGTGTCTCATCTCGGGACCTGCCCAGTCCTCTGCCCACCAAACGGACCAGGACATACTCAGC GACAGCCCGTGCCTCGGCTGGCCCAGTGTTCAAGGGTGTCTGTAAGCAGTTCTCACGCTCACAGGGCCATGGCTTCATCACACCCGAGAATGGATCCGAGGACATCTTTGTGCACGTATCTGA CATCGAGGGAGAATACGTGCCAGTGGAAGGCGACGAAGTGACCTACAAGATGTGCCCCATCCCGCCCAAGAATCAGAAGTTCCAGGCTGTGGAGGTGGTGCTCACACAATTGGCCCCACACACTCCCCACGAGACGTGGTCTGGCCAGGTCGTGGGCTCCTAG